A stretch of Bordetella genomosp. 13 DNA encodes these proteins:
- a CDS encoding alpha-2-macroglobulin family protein has product MSGKRKGAGLALGMVLVVAAAAGLGWWAGRSGSQQTDRQAPPAATQQTPTAQAPIRPPAPVAQPAALPASAVVGQADPFAALSCHEREYGDAPALAVTFTQPVDRRANLDSYLEVIETAPSADRSSQSDDVAQAAADGSDAPGAVQSGDPGAKGKTAQGRWIVGDNPRVAYFPYVQPQRAYTVRLRAGLPAAAEKVTLPAAGYCQVDTQAMPPSYYFASRGVVLPAGQNGGLPVVTVNQPEVDVQFLRVPPERVPEFFGDVLRVGPATAQPQDGDSSDDDGEDAVDWEYSDNRGLKGLVSNWELDRLHALTQSVYQGRFITDATPNRRHVTFLPVEQIAELRQPGIYVAVMSQPGRFRYESQVTYFYVSDMGLMARRYPSRLEGYVVSLKSGQPVSGATVELVDQAGKVLAKAGSDAEGHVRFEGAHSAARLIRAVRGQEMTVLALGEPSLDLSEFDVGGHPSRNNNLFVYAGRNLYRPGETFTVSVLPRDPDGRPLPSAPLTATLKRPDGRVARTALWHPHADAPNYLEQSIDMPVDAQTGTWSLELRVDPASRVADASWWFQVEEFLPERMKLVLTSPEGPVARGESWRVDVQGDYLYGAPAAGNRLLGSVAVRRNRNALPQQWPGFVFGDVDDDGKRQFQTLPETELDDEGKASLDIDDLSQGANSPMLMRLSASLLESGGRPVVRSLERTIWPADKLIAVRPLFDRDVAREGAPAGFELIRVDAQGRDVPLKQAQMRLYREDRRYYWRYDDQRGWNSGYILNDELSDSRTLDIAGRTSLTLAVGWGTYRLEIADPETGQTLRYRFYAGWGAQDAESVGNRPDRVQMKLSAVPAKRGDTVKLTLTPPHDGQALITVEGDRMLWSKWVSASTAGTEVDIPLDPSWKRNDLYVSATVLRPGSQGDRVTPARAVGLAYLPMANDDRKLDVRLSAPAKIKPETRATVRVKVDGAQGGQAMVTLSAVDVGILNINQYATPDPFDFFFGKHRYAPDLLDMYGKLIEKMDGTAGRLKWGGDAAMRGDSRSLPKKVKLVDLYSGPVRLNERGEADIPLDVPDFNGTLRLMAVAFTAERYGSADAQMQVAAPIVAELNTPRFITPGDHAAIALDLTNLSGAPQKITVNLQALDPLAIADGTRTVTLRDKQRTTVRFTATTTGSYGLGMMRLSVNGDGGPEPVRILRESVLQVQPAYSPERSVRRLRLAPGETLAGQADWLRNYFPDSVSVSLTLSNRPPFNVNRLVDGLLNYPYGCTEQTISAALPWVLIDEATAKRFGLKARTQKERQDRIAGALQRLSGMRGATGSYSLWGDTSTRDVWLTAYAVGFMQDARDQGFEVPQASFEGSRNWLLTQVQQASGDFGTWSPNLQRNAAAGRFDSNDAEILRRDHQRFAGLATAALVLARDGKVPLSAVRLLYDNYGERARSPLPLMQLAAAFKLLGDEGRMKSALNDAMTRAYGLGRQGGSYDDWLGDYGSGVRDYALAYAIAMQHGLRDARAETLLDQVAARLGGRSYMSTQEQMALLLAARSTGSGGAWRAALSRGAAGAGEQALSGSTDQTLSVAPAELAGLQLRNTGEQPLYAELDVQGTALQPPAPRGDVIRLARRWYTPDAKLWNGGTLRTGDMLVVRIQADARQLVPDGLIVDRVPAGFEVENLNLSQGENMQDWTIGGRRVAEALADPNIKHREFRDDRYVAAVSLGRGQVDVFYLVRVVTPGRYRVPSTVAEDMYRPEVRGVDTPWSDIHILDRGAPGS; this is encoded by the coding sequence GTGTCGGGAAAGAGGAAGGGGGCCGGTCTGGCCCTGGGCATGGTGCTGGTCGTCGCCGCGGCGGCAGGCCTGGGATGGTGGGCCGGCCGCAGCGGCAGTCAGCAGACCGATCGACAGGCGCCGCCCGCCGCCACACAGCAGACACCGACCGCCCAGGCGCCGATCCGTCCTCCGGCGCCCGTCGCACAGCCCGCTGCGCTGCCAGCCAGCGCCGTGGTCGGCCAGGCGGATCCGTTCGCGGCCCTCAGCTGCCACGAGCGCGAGTACGGCGACGCGCCGGCGCTGGCCGTGACGTTCACGCAGCCGGTCGACCGCCGCGCCAACCTGGATTCTTATCTCGAGGTGATTGAAACCGCACCGTCCGCCGACCGCTCGTCGCAATCCGACGACGTGGCGCAGGCCGCGGCCGACGGTTCCGATGCGCCCGGCGCCGTCCAGTCCGGCGACCCGGGCGCGAAGGGCAAGACGGCCCAAGGCCGCTGGATCGTGGGCGACAACCCGCGCGTGGCCTATTTCCCCTATGTACAGCCGCAGCGTGCGTATACCGTGCGCCTGCGCGCCGGCCTGCCCGCGGCAGCGGAGAAGGTCACCCTGCCGGCCGCCGGCTACTGCCAGGTGGACACCCAGGCCATGCCGCCTTCCTATTACTTCGCCAGCCGCGGGGTCGTGTTGCCGGCTGGCCAGAACGGCGGTTTGCCTGTGGTCACGGTCAACCAGCCCGAGGTGGACGTGCAGTTCCTGCGCGTGCCGCCCGAGCGGGTGCCCGAGTTCTTCGGCGATGTGCTGCGCGTCGGTCCGGCGACGGCGCAACCGCAGGACGGCGATTCCTCCGACGACGACGGCGAAGACGCGGTCGATTGGGAGTACTCGGACAACCGCGGGCTGAAGGGCCTGGTCAGCAACTGGGAGCTCGATCGGCTGCACGCGCTGACGCAGAGCGTCTACCAGGGCCGCTTCATCACGGACGCCACGCCCAACCGCCGGCACGTGACCTTCCTGCCCGTGGAGCAGATCGCCGAACTGAGGCAGCCGGGCATCTACGTCGCGGTGATGAGCCAGCCCGGGCGCTTCCGCTATGAATCGCAGGTCACCTATTTTTACGTCAGCGACATGGGCCTGATGGCGCGGCGCTATCCGTCGCGCCTCGAAGGCTATGTGGTGTCGCTGAAATCCGGGCAGCCGGTGTCCGGCGCGACGGTCGAATTGGTCGACCAGGCCGGCAAGGTGCTGGCCAAGGCCGGCTCCGATGCCGAGGGCCACGTCCGCTTCGAAGGCGCCCACAGCGCCGCGCGCTTGATCCGCGCGGTGCGCGGCCAGGAAATGACGGTGCTGGCGCTGGGCGAGCCCTCGCTGGACCTGTCCGAGTTCGACGTCGGCGGCCATCCCTCGCGCAACAACAACCTGTTCGTGTATGCCGGCCGCAATCTGTACCGTCCTGGCGAGACCTTCACCGTGTCCGTGCTGCCGCGCGATCCGGATGGGCGTCCGCTGCCATCGGCGCCGCTGACTGCCACGCTGAAGCGGCCCGACGGCCGCGTGGCCCGCACCGCGCTGTGGCATCCGCATGCCGACGCGCCCAACTATCTCGAGCAGTCCATCGACATGCCCGTCGACGCGCAGACCGGCACCTGGTCGCTGGAGCTGCGCGTGGACCCGGCCAGCCGCGTCGCGGACGCCTCATGGTGGTTCCAGGTCGAGGAGTTCCTGCCCGAGCGCATGAAGCTGGTCCTGACCTCGCCGGAAGGACCCGTGGCGCGCGGCGAATCGTGGCGCGTCGACGTGCAGGGCGACTATCTGTATGGTGCGCCGGCCGCGGGCAACCGCCTGCTGGGCAGCGTGGCGGTGCGGCGCAACCGCAACGCGCTGCCGCAGCAATGGCCCGGCTTCGTCTTCGGCGACGTGGACGACGACGGCAAGCGCCAGTTCCAGACGCTGCCGGAAACCGAACTGGATGACGAGGGCAAGGCCTCGCTGGACATCGACGACCTGTCGCAGGGCGCGAACTCTCCGATGCTGATGCGGCTGTCGGCGAGCCTGCTCGAGTCGGGCGGCCGTCCCGTGGTGCGTTCCCTCGAGCGCACCATATGGCCTGCCGACAAGCTGATCGCGGTGCGGCCGTTGTTCGACCGCGACGTCGCGCGCGAGGGCGCTCCTGCGGGCTTCGAACTGATCCGCGTCGACGCGCAGGGCCGCGACGTTCCCCTCAAGCAGGCGCAGATGCGCCTGTACCGCGAGGATCGCCGCTATTACTGGCGCTATGACGACCAGCGCGGCTGGAACAGCGGCTACATCCTCAACGACGAATTGAGCGACTCGCGCACGCTGGACATCGCGGGCCGGACATCGTTGACGCTGGCGGTGGGGTGGGGCACGTATCGTCTTGAGATCGCGGATCCCGAGACGGGCCAGACCCTGCGCTACCGCTTCTATGCCGGCTGGGGCGCACAGGACGCGGAGTCGGTGGGCAACCGGCCGGACCGCGTGCAGATGAAGCTGTCGGCCGTGCCGGCCAAGCGGGGCGATACGGTCAAGCTCACGCTGACGCCGCCGCACGACGGCCAGGCGCTGATCACGGTGGAAGGCGACCGCATGCTGTGGTCCAAGTGGGTGAGCGCCAGCACCGCGGGCACCGAAGTCGACATTCCGCTCGATCCATCGTGGAAGCGCAACGACCTGTACGTGTCGGCCACCGTGCTGCGGCCGGGCAGCCAGGGCGACCGCGTCACGCCGGCGCGCGCCGTGGGCCTGGCTTATCTGCCCATGGCCAATGATGATCGCAAGCTGGACGTGCGGCTGAGCGCGCCGGCCAAGATCAAGCCCGAGACGCGCGCGACGGTGCGCGTGAAGGTCGACGGCGCGCAGGGCGGCCAGGCCATGGTGACGCTGTCGGCCGTGGACGTGGGCATTCTCAACATCAATCAGTACGCCACCCCCGACCCCTTCGATTTCTTCTTCGGCAAGCACCGCTATGCGCCCGATCTGCTGGACATGTATGGCAAGCTGATCGAGAAGATGGACGGCACCGCGGGGCGGCTGAAGTGGGGCGGCGACGCAGCCATGCGCGGGGACAGCCGCAGCCTGCCCAAGAAGGTCAAGCTGGTCGATCTGTATTCCGGGCCGGTCAGGCTGAACGAGCGCGGCGAAGCCGACATACCGCTGGACGTGCCCGATTTCAACGGCACGCTGCGCCTGATGGCCGTGGCCTTCACGGCCGAGCGCTATGGCAGCGCGGATGCGCAGATGCAGGTGGCCGCGCCCATCGTGGCCGAGCTGAACACGCCGCGCTTCATCACGCCCGGCGACCATGCCGCCATCGCGCTCGACCTGACGAATCTCAGCGGTGCGCCGCAGAAGATCACGGTGAACCTGCAGGCGCTCGATCCGCTGGCCATCGCCGACGGCACGCGCACCGTCACGCTGCGCGACAAGCAGCGCACGACGGTGCGCTTCACCGCCACGACCACCGGCTCGTATGGATTGGGAATGATGCGCCTGTCCGTCAATGGCGATGGCGGACCCGAGCCCGTGCGCATCCTGCGCGAGTCCGTGCTGCAGGTGCAGCCCGCGTACTCGCCCGAGCGCAGCGTGCGGCGGCTGCGGCTTGCGCCCGGCGAAACGCTGGCCGGACAGGCCGACTGGCTCCGCAATTACTTCCCGGATTCGGTCAGCGTCAGTCTCACGTTGTCGAACCGGCCGCCGTTCAACGTGAACCGCCTGGTCGACGGCCTGCTGAACTATCCGTATGGCTGCACCGAACAGACCATCAGCGCGGCGCTGCCATGGGTACTGATCGACGAGGCCACGGCCAAGCGCTTCGGGCTGAAGGCTCGCACCCAGAAAGAGCGCCAGGACAGGATCGCCGGCGCGCTGCAGCGCCTGTCGGGTATGCGCGGGGCGACGGGCTCGTACTCGTTGTGGGGCGATACCTCGACGCGCGACGTGTGGCTGACGGCCTATGCGGTCGGGTTCATGCAGGACGCGCGCGACCAGGGCTTCGAGGTGCCGCAGGCCTCGTTCGAGGGCTCGCGCAACTGGCTGCTGACGCAGGTGCAGCAAGCCTCGGGCGACTTCGGCACGTGGTCGCCGAACCTGCAGCGCAACGCCGCCGCGGGCCGCTTCGACAGCAACGATGCCGAGATCCTCAGGCGCGATCATCAGCGCTTCGCGGGGCTGGCCACGGCGGCACTGGTGCTGGCGCGAGACGGCAAGGTGCCGCTGTCCGCCGTGCGCCTGCTCTACGACAACTATGGCGAACGCGCGCGCTCGCCGCTGCCCTTGATGCAGCTGGCCGCGGCGTTCAAGCTGCTGGGCGACGAAGGGCGCATGAAGTCCGCGCTGAACGACGCCATGACGCGCGCTTACGGCCTGGGCCGGCAGGGCGGCAGCTATGACGACTGGCTGGGCGACTACGGCAGCGGCGTGCGCGATTACGCGCTGGCCTATGCCATCGCCATGCAGCACGGCCTGCGCGACGCGCGTGCCGAGACGTTGCTGGACCAGGTCGCGGCGCGCCTGGGCGGACGCTCGTATATGTCGACCCAGGAACAGATGGCGCTGCTGCTGGCCGCCCGCTCCACCGGCAGCGGCGGCGCGTGGCGCGCCGCACTGTCTCGCGGCGCCGCGGGCGCTGGCGAGCAGGCCTTGAGCGGTTCGACGGACCAGACGCTGTCGGTCGCGCCCGCCGAATTGGCTGGCCTGCAGCTGCGCAACACGGGCGAGCAGCCGCTGTATGCCGAACTCGATGTCCAGGGTACGGCGCTGCAGCCGCCCGCGCCGCGCGGCGACGTGATCCGCCTGGCGCGCCGCTGGTACACGCCGGATGCCAAGCTGTGGAACGGCGGCACGCTGCGCACCGGCGACATGCTGGTGGTGCGCATCCAGGCCGATGCGCGCCAGTTGGTGCCCGATGGCCTGATCGTCGACCGCGTGCCGGCGGGCTTCGAAGTCGAGAACCTGAATCTCTCGCAGGGCGAGAACATGCAGGACTGGACCATCGGCGGGCGCCGCGTGGCCGAGGCGCTGGCGGATCCCAACATCAAGCACCGAGAGTTCCGCGACGACCGCTACGTCGCCGCCGTGTCGCTGGGCCGTGGACAGGTGGACGTCTTCTACCTGGTGCGCGTGGTCACGCCGGGCCGCTACCGCGTGCCTTCCACAGTGGCCGAAGACATGTACCGGCCTGAAGTCCGCGGGGTGGACACTCCGTGGAGCGACATCCACATACTCGATCGCGGGGCGCCCGGGTCGTGA
- the clpS gene encoding ATP-dependent Clp protease adapter ClpS has protein sequence MSSTDIHHDQVVEKAPARTAPPPMYQVVLLNDDYTPMEFVVKVLQKFFGKSHEEATRIMLQVHHEGRGVCGVYPRDVAATRIAQVAQYARARQHPLQCVMEPV, from the coding sequence ATGAGTTCTACCGATATCCATCATGATCAGGTTGTCGAGAAGGCACCCGCGCGCACCGCGCCGCCTCCGATGTACCAAGTCGTGCTGCTGAACGACGACTACACCCCGATGGAGTTCGTCGTGAAGGTCCTGCAGAAATTCTTCGGCAAGAGCCACGAAGAGGCTACCCGCATCATGCTGCAGGTCCATCACGAAGGGCGCGGCGTGTGCGGCGTGTATCCGCGCGACGTCGCCGCGACCCGCATCGCCCAGGTCGCCCAGTACGCCCGCGCCAGGCAGCATCCCCTGCAATGCGTGATGGAGCCGGTATAA
- a CDS encoding cold-shock protein, whose amino-acid sequence MSDTTATTVQGDNPKSTGTVKWFNDAKGFGFITPDDGGEDLFAHFSSIQMNGFKTLKEGQKVSFEIIQGPKGKQALNITSA is encoded by the coding sequence ATGTCTGATACGACCGCTACTACTGTCCAAGGGGACAATCCAAAATCGACGGGCACCGTCAAATGGTTCAACGACGCCAAGGGCTTCGGGTTCATCACGCCCGATGACGGCGGAGAAGACCTGTTCGCGCATTTCTCGTCCATACAAATGAATGGCTTCAAGACACTGAAGGAGGGGCAGAAAGTCTCGTTCGAGATCATTCAGGGTCCCAAAGGCAAGCAGGCTCTCAATATTACGTCGGCCTGA
- a CDS encoding DUF192 domain-containing protein — MPTSRARRTPYHAVIRLVALFTLAAAPLLPAAAQGPGEGRAQDKLPVTQLSTGIHVVHAEVANEPEERRVGLMYRTELPGNDGMLFVFEAPDLQCFWMRNTLLPLSVAFISDDGTIVNIEDMAPRTETPHCSRKPVRYVLEMAQGWFAERGIKAGAKFDGLP; from the coding sequence ATGCCGACCTCTCGCGCACGCCGCACGCCATACCATGCCGTTATTCGCCTCGTCGCTCTTTTCACGCTGGCCGCGGCGCCCTTGCTGCCGGCCGCCGCGCAGGGCCCCGGCGAAGGGCGCGCCCAGGACAAGCTGCCGGTCACGCAATTGTCCACCGGTATCCACGTCGTCCATGCCGAAGTCGCGAACGAACCCGAAGAACGGCGTGTGGGCCTGATGTACCGGACCGAACTGCCGGGCAACGACGGCATGCTGTTCGTGTTCGAGGCGCCCGACCTGCAGTGCTTCTGGATGCGCAACACGCTGCTGCCGCTGTCCGTGGCCTTCATTTCGGACGACGGCACGATCGTCAACATCGAAGACATGGCGCCGCGCACCGAAACCCCCCACTGCAGCCGCAAGCCCGTACGCTACGTGCTCGAGATGGCCCAGGGCTGGTTCGCCGAACGCGGCATCAAGGCCGGCGCGAAGTTCGACGGGCTGCCCTGA
- the pcaF gene encoding 3-oxoadipyl-CoA thiolase: MTVHAFICDAIRTPFGRYGGSLASVRTDDLAAIPIKALMARNPGVQWDELDDTLYGCANQAGEDNRNVARMATLLAGLPVEVPGATLNRLCGSGLDAVGSAARAIRAGEARLMLAGGVESMSRAPFVMGKANTAYARDAAIYDTTIGWRFVNKLMKAQYGVDSMPETAENVADDFGVNREDQDKFALASQMKTVRAQQSGFFDAEITPVSIAQKKGEPIVVSKDEHPRETSLEALAKLKGVVREGGTVTAGNASGVNDGAAALLLADEQSAARHGLTPRARVVGMATAGVAPRIMGIGPAPATRKVLAQTGLTLEQMDVIELNEAFAAQGLAVLRQLGIADDDARVNPNGGAIALGHPLGASGARLVTTAVNQLHRAGGRYALCTMCIGVGQGIALVIERV; encoded by the coding sequence ATGACTGTGCATGCCTTCATCTGCGACGCCATCCGCACTCCCTTCGGCCGATATGGCGGCTCGCTGGCCTCGGTGCGTACCGACGACCTGGCCGCAATTCCCATCAAGGCGCTGATGGCGCGCAATCCCGGGGTGCAGTGGGACGAGCTCGACGACACGCTGTACGGCTGCGCCAATCAGGCCGGCGAGGACAACCGCAACGTCGCGCGCATGGCCACGCTGCTGGCCGGCCTGCCCGTCGAAGTGCCCGGCGCCACGCTCAACCGCCTGTGCGGCTCGGGCCTGGACGCGGTCGGCAGCGCCGCGCGCGCCATTCGCGCGGGCGAGGCCCGCCTGATGCTGGCGGGCGGGGTCGAGAGCATGAGCCGCGCGCCCTTCGTCATGGGCAAGGCGAACACGGCCTACGCGCGCGACGCGGCCATCTACGACACCACCATCGGCTGGCGCTTCGTCAACAAGCTGATGAAGGCCCAATATGGCGTGGACTCGATGCCCGAAACCGCCGAGAACGTGGCCGATGATTTCGGCGTCAATCGCGAGGACCAGGACAAGTTTGCGCTGGCCAGCCAGATGAAGACCGTCCGCGCCCAGCAGTCCGGCTTCTTCGATGCCGAGATCACTCCCGTCTCGATCGCCCAGAAGAAGGGCGAGCCGATCGTCGTATCCAAGGACGAGCATCCGCGCGAAACCAGTCTGGAAGCGCTCGCCAAGCTCAAGGGCGTGGTGCGCGAGGGCGGCACGGTCACGGCCGGCAATGCCTCGGGCGTGAACGACGGCGCGGCCGCGCTGCTGCTGGCCGACGAGCAGAGCGCCGCGCGCCATGGCCTGACCCCGCGGGCCCGCGTGGTAGGCATGGCCACCGCCGGCGTCGCGCCGCGCATCATGGGTATCGGCCCCGCTCCCGCCACCCGCAAGGTGCTGGCGCAGACCGGCCTGACGCTGGAGCAGATGGACGTCATCGAATTGAACGAAGCCTTTGCCGCGCAGGGCCTGGCCGTGCTGCGCCAACTGGGCATCGCCGATGACGACGCGCGCGTCAACCCGAATGGCGGCGCCATCGCGCTGGGCCACCCGCTGGGGGCCAGCGGTGCGCGGCTGGTCACCACCGCCGTCAACCAGCTGCATCGCGCCGGCGGCCGCTACGCACTGTGCACCATGTGCATAGGCGTGGGGCAGGGCATCGCACTGGTGATCGAACGCGTCTGA
- the sodB gene encoding superoxide dismutase [Fe], which produces MAHTLPPLPYELDALAPHISKETLEFHYGKHHQTYVTNLNNLIPGTEFENASLEDIVKKSSGGVFNNAAQVWNHTFYWNSLSPKGGGEPTGKLADAITAKWGSFDAFKEAFNKSAAGNFGSGWTWLVKKADGSVDIVNTSNAATPLTTSDVALLTCDVWEHAYYIDYRNARPKYLENFWALVNWEFAAKNFG; this is translated from the coding sequence ATGGCACATACTCTTCCTCCCCTGCCTTACGAGCTCGACGCGCTGGCGCCGCACATCTCGAAAGAGACGCTGGAGTTTCACTACGGCAAGCATCACCAGACGTATGTCACCAACCTGAACAACCTGATTCCGGGCACCGAATTCGAAAACGCTTCGCTGGAAGACATCGTCAAGAAGTCGTCGGGCGGCGTGTTCAACAACGCGGCGCAGGTCTGGAACCACACCTTCTATTGGAACAGCCTGTCGCCCAAGGGCGGCGGCGAGCCCACCGGCAAGCTGGCCGACGCCATCACCGCCAAATGGGGCAGCTTCGACGCCTTCAAGGAAGCCTTCAACAAGTCCGCCGCCGGCAACTTCGGTTCGGGCTGGACCTGGCTGGTGAAGAAGGCCGACGGCTCGGTGGACATCGTCAACACCAGCAACGCCGCCACGCCGCTCACCACCTCCGACGTCGCCCTGCTGACCTGTGACGTGTGGGAGCACGCCTACTACATCGACTACCGCAACGCGCGTCCCAAGTACCTGGAAAACTTCTGGGCGCTGGTCAACTGGGAATTCGCCGCCAAGAATTTCGGCTGA
- the xseA gene encoding exodeoxyribonuclease VII large subunit: MTTGFSVTNDVFARDILTVAQLNQAVSQLLERTIPALWVRGEVSNFTQAASGHWYFTLKDSRAAVRVVMFRSRASLVGFVPRPGDQVEIRARVSLYEARGDFQLQADGMRRAGVGNLYEAFLRLKTQLADEGLFDPARKRDPVRLPRAIGVITSLHAAALRDVLSALARRAPQVPVIIYPAPVQGADAAPRLAAQVALANARAEVDTLLLVRGGGSIEDLWSFNDEALARQVAASHIPVISGVGHETDFTIVDFVADLRAPTPTAAAELACVPRSELLRAADHAAGALARAQRRRLDQAAQRLDRAAACLVSPAQRLAHQRERLASLRHRLLAAWRAPQARRGARVELLMQRLAHRAPRVAPAQQRVQALVEYLRRAHARLLAARHSSLAGATGQLRAFDPHNTLARGYAIVRDAEGAIVRDAAQLAVGQRLELSLAHGGAAVDVAQVRKPDA; this comes from the coding sequence ATGACAACTGGATTCTCCGTCACAAACGACGTATTCGCGCGGGATATCCTCACGGTTGCCCAGCTCAACCAGGCTGTAAGCCAATTGCTGGAGCGCACCATCCCCGCCCTGTGGGTGCGCGGCGAAGTTTCCAATTTCACGCAGGCCGCGTCCGGCCACTGGTATTTCACGCTGAAGGACAGTCGCGCCGCGGTGCGCGTCGTGATGTTCCGCAGCCGCGCGAGCCTGGTGGGCTTCGTGCCGCGGCCGGGGGACCAGGTCGAGATCCGGGCGCGCGTGTCGCTCTACGAGGCTCGCGGCGATTTCCAGCTGCAGGCCGACGGCATGCGCCGAGCCGGGGTGGGGAACCTGTACGAGGCCTTCCTGCGGCTGAAGACGCAGTTGGCTGACGAGGGCCTGTTCGATCCCGCGCGCAAGCGCGATCCGGTCCGCCTGCCGCGCGCCATCGGCGTGATCACCTCGCTGCACGCGGCCGCGCTGCGCGACGTGCTCTCCGCGCTGGCGCGGCGCGCGCCGCAAGTGCCCGTCATCATCTACCCCGCGCCCGTTCAGGGCGCCGACGCGGCGCCGCGCCTGGCGGCGCAGGTGGCGCTGGCCAACGCGCGCGCCGAGGTCGACACTCTGTTGCTGGTACGGGGCGGCGGCAGCATCGAAGACCTGTGGAGTTTCAACGACGAGGCGCTGGCGCGCCAGGTGGCGGCCAGCCACATCCCGGTGATCAGCGGGGTGGGGCACGAAACCGATTTCACCATCGTCGACTTCGTCGCCGACCTGCGTGCCCCCACGCCTACCGCGGCCGCGGAGCTGGCATGCGTGCCGCGCTCGGAACTGCTGCGCGCCGCGGACCACGCCGCGGGAGCGCTGGCGCGTGCGCAGCGCCGCCGGCTCGATCAGGCCGCCCAGCGCCTGGACCGCGCGGCGGCCTGCCTGGTGTCGCCGGCCCAGCGGCTGGCGCATCAGCGCGAGCGCCTGGCGTCGCTGCGGCATCGCCTGCTGGCCGCATGGCGCGCCCCGCAGGCGCGGCGCGGCGCGCGGGTCGAGCTGCTGATGCAGAGGCTGGCGCATCGCGCGCCGCGCGTCGCGCCTGCGCAGCAGCGCGTGCAGGCGCTGGTCGAGTATCTGCGGCGTGCTCATGCGCGGCTGCTGGCGGCGCGCCACAGCAGCCTGGCCGGCGCCACGGGGCAGTTGCGCGCCTTCGATCCGCACAACACCCTGGCGCGCGGCTACGCCATCGTGCGCGATGCCGAAGGCGCCATCGTGCGAGACGCGGCGCAGCTTGCCGTGGGCCAGCGCCTGGAGCTCAGCCTGGCGCATGGCGGCGCCGCGGTGGACGTGGCGCAGGTCCGCAAGCCCGACGCGTGA
- a CDS encoding MotA/TolQ/ExbB proton channel family protein, producing the protein MLAIIHAAGWPIWPLLATSVLGLALIVERLLSLRRGLVLPRGLTEQVAEMLRTRQDTPDAISRLERNSPLGRVLAEVLRQRHLPRTELRAAVEDTGRAVAHDLNRYISAIGTIAVVAPLMGLFGTVVGMIEIFGAYAPDASDPAQLAHGISIALYNTGFGILIAIPAMIAHRWLRARVDGYLATMEQMAGRLARHVGAEPHATEPRSGEYRAVEPRAGGPRA; encoded by the coding sequence TTGTTAGCCATCATCCATGCCGCGGGCTGGCCCATCTGGCCGCTGCTCGCCACGTCCGTGCTCGGCCTGGCCCTCATCGTCGAGCGCCTGCTGTCGCTGCGCCGTGGACTGGTGCTGCCGCGCGGGCTGACCGAACAGGTGGCGGAAATGCTGCGCACCCGCCAGGACACCCCCGACGCGATTTCCCGGCTCGAGCGCAACTCGCCGCTGGGCCGGGTGCTGGCCGAGGTGCTGCGCCAGCGCCACCTGCCGCGTACCGAACTGCGCGCGGCGGTCGAGGACACCGGCCGCGCCGTCGCCCACGACCTGAACCGCTACATCTCCGCCATCGGCACCATTGCCGTCGTGGCGCCCCTGATGGGCTTGTTCGGCACCGTGGTGGGTATGATCGAGATCTTCGGCGCCTATGCTCCCGATGCCAGCGATCCGGCCCAGCTCGCCCATGGCATCTCCATCGCCCTGTACAACACCGGATTCGGCATCCTCATCGCCATTCCCGCCATGATCGCGCACCGCTGGCTGCGGGCCCGCGTCGACGGGTATCTGGCCACCATGGAGCAGATGGCCGGCCGCCTGGCTCGCCACGTCGGGGCCGAACCGCATGCCACGGAGCCGCGTTCCGGCGAATACCGCGCCGTGGAACCCCGGGCAGGGGGACCCCGCGCATGA
- a CDS encoding ExbD/TolR family protein: protein MNFRGRDAGRDELDINLIPLIDVLLVILIFLAATTSFARYTQLKVVLPQAAAEQEAPAALEVAVSQDGHYALNGTLLDAVSPPDIAAALAHASQGRPDAVLVINADAQATHQSVVNVMEAARQAGIGRVNFAAQTAR from the coding sequence ATGAACTTCCGCGGACGCGATGCGGGGCGCGATGAGCTGGACATCAACCTGATCCCGCTCATCGACGTGTTGCTGGTGATCCTCATTTTCCTGGCCGCCACCACCTCGTTCGCGCGCTATACGCAGCTGAAAGTCGTGTTGCCGCAGGCCGCTGCCGAACAAGAGGCGCCCGCCGCCCTCGAGGTGGCGGTCAGCCAGGACGGCCACTACGCCCTCAACGGCACGCTGCTGGACGCCGTGTCGCCGCCCGACATCGCCGCGGCCCTGGCCCACGCCTCGCAGGGCCGGCCCGACGCGGTGCTGGTGATCAACGCCGACGCCCAGGCCACCCACCAGTCCGTGGTCAATGTCATGGAAGCCGCGCGGCAGGCGGGCATCGGCCGCGTCAACTTCGCAGCCCAGACCGCGCGGTGA